The following proteins come from a genomic window of Lineus longissimus chromosome 18, tnLinLong1.2, whole genome shotgun sequence:
- the LOC135502663 gene encoding aggrecan core protein-like yields MKLLVLLAVVAFAIYVEAKDSMHLVRKDGQQYMIPSEEAARSACTAKGMVLATDAQMHAAYDSGYSRCSCGWIEGGKVAFSSHEDSSGCLHKTGVVYCKPTPLGWGWAGKEGWDANCVLHELEPFAGCKGKANGDYADPQDCTIFHTCSNEIDYIMPCPIGLYFDKDTKQCDYEDGKCH; encoded by the exons ATGAAGCTCCTCGTTTTGCTAGCTGTGGTTGCCTTCGCCATCTATGTGGAGGCTAAAG attcGATGCACTTGGTGCGTAAGGACGGGCAGCAGTATATGATCCCGTCTGAAGAGGCGGCGAGAAGTGCATGCACGGCCAAGGGCATGGTGTTGGCAACTGATGCTCAGATGCATGCTGCCTATGATTCTGGATACAGCCGATGTTCCTGCGGCTGGATTGAAGGTGGAAAAGTTGCATTCTCTTCGCATGAAGATAGCAGCGGCTGTCTTCATAAAACTGGGGTAGTCTATTGTAAACCAACTCCTCTTGGCTGGGGCTGGGCAGGGAAAGAAGGCTGGGATGCAAACTGTGTCC TTCACGAATTGGAACCGTTCGCCGGCTGCAAGGGCAAGGCTAATGGTGACTACGCCGATCCACAAGACTGCACCATCTTCCACACCTGCTCCAACGAAATAGACTACATCATGCCATGTCCCATCGGCCTCTACTTCGACAAGGACACCAAGCAATGCGATTATGAGGACGGCAAATGTCATTAG